One region of Osmia lignaria lignaria isolate PbOS001 chromosome 7, iyOsmLign1, whole genome shotgun sequence genomic DNA includes:
- the IleRS-m gene encoding isoleucyl-tRNA synthetase, mitochondrial isoform X1, whose product MRFHCHENINMCRFLLLPKRTFITSRIERKASNELNDAVKSKASPKNRNRYSDTVLLPSTQFPVQLNGKKRVEKDEYLTSKRGFSELYEWQRNSLSEPDFVLHDGPPYANGVPHMGHAINKILKDITLRSKVIQGNRVHYVPGWDCHGLPVELKVIKDNVNDPLEIRQKAREYAKEAVAEQKRAFQSWGVIADWNESGCYFTNQSSYIKNQLHQFINLYEKGVVFRNFMPVYWSPSSRTALAESELEYNKQHQSKAVIVRLRVDDLPEKLNSFKDRTVYALIWTTTPWSLVANQAVAFCTDAMYCLVEDSTGNLSIVGEKLLNDLEPKIGPLRTVACFEGKELEGRTYFHPFKEEKLPFLAAGYVTMDVGTGLVHTAPAHGPDDFLVALENNIRISSMVDADGRFTETAGPKFCGLEALTEGVDKVLNLMAQDILHVETLTHSYPYDWRTKQPVLIRASSQWFVDINRVREKVIDSINDVKIYPRCNRTSVLNALLAGVKNRPYWCISRQRFWGTPIPVLYSKTTGKPYTNKELVERLCHSVDRYGPDCWWEYSAKELIGSDVIQGLNIDVDDVEKGEDIMDIWFDSGISWSFVLPEGKADLYLEGHDQFNGWFQSSLITSVALQERPPYSALFVHGFAVDENGLKMSKSVGNVINPEELLLGGSNLKRSPVYGVDILRWWVANHGSQHVHVPVSKELLDECKQCINRIRLILRFLLGVLNSDCRNVNYEPQYRVIDKYMLYSLYRYNEQMQQHYDNYEYHHAGKTIMHFIANDVSALYCSLIKDRLYCDEATSSTRVAAVQVVKAILNVLLRTMAPILPHLAEEAWLHYSGNNESVLPLFCSSYKVSDSWNEPEITKYVDAALRLRNDLLKTVNTTTWKLFGIIEATKEDFYFLSLLHGEKQSSVSELCEILQLSSVTLIENQTLTESQIQVQDIQKPLCERCRRYPETQKDGLCSRCVSVLGKDKSVAASL is encoded by the exons ATGCGTTTTCATTGCCATGAAAATATAAACATGTGTAGATTTTTATTACTGCCGAAACGAACATTTATCACGAGTCGAATAGAAAGAAAAGCAAGCAATGAGTTAAATGATGCTGTTAAATCAAAAGCTAGCCCTAAAAATCGAAACAGATATTCAGATACTGTTTTACTCCCAAGTACTCAGTTTCCAGTACAGTTAAATGGGAAGAAAAGAGTAGAGAAAGATGAATATCTGACTTCA AAGCGTGGTTTCTCTGAATTATATGAATGGCAAAGAAACAGTCTTTCTGAACCAGATTTTGTTTTACATGATGGTCCTCCTTATGCAAATGGAGTTCCACACATGGGACATGCTATCAATAAG ATACTTAAAGACATAACACTAAGAAGTAAAGTTATACAAGGAAACAGAGTTCATTATGTACCAGGCTGGGATTGCCATGGCTTACCAGTTGAATTAAAAGTTATTAAAGATAATGTAAATGATCCTTTGGAGATTAGACAAAAAG CCCGCGAGTATGCGAAAGAAGCTGTTGCCGAGCAAAAGCGAGCGTTTCAATCATGGGGCGTAATAGCCGATTGGAATGAATCTGGTTGTTATTTTACAAATCAATCCTCCTACATAAAAAATCAGCTTCATCAGTTCATAAACTTGTACGAGAAAGGTGTCGTGTTTAGGAACTTTATGCCAGTCTACTGGTCTCCTTCTTCTAG AACAGCATTGGCAGAGTCCGAATTAGAGTACAATAAGCAACATCAAAGCAAAGCTGTGATTGTTCGCCTACGTGTCGATGATTTACCAGAaaaattgaattcgttcaaGGATCGTACTGTATATGCATTAATATGGACGACTACACCATGGTCTTTGGTAGCTAACCAAGCTGTAGCATTCTGCACTGATGCCATGTATTGTCTTGTTGAAGATAGTACAGGAAATTTAAGTATTGTTggagaaaagttattgaatgATTTAGAACCAAAGATAGGTCCTTTGAGGACAGTAGCATGTTTTGAGG GCAAAGAATTAGAAGGTAGAACGTATTTTCATCCGTTCAAAGAAGAGAAGTTACCATTTTTAGCTGCGGGTTATGTGACGATGGACGTTGGGACAGGTCTTGTTCATACTGCACCTGCACACGGTCCAGATGATTTTTTGGTCGCGCTTGAAAACAACATTCGCATC TCGTCAATGGTGGATGCAGATGGTCGTTTCACTGAAACAGCGGGTCCGAAGTTCTGTGGATTGGAAGCATTAACAGAAGGAGTTGATAAAGTCTTGAATCTTATGGCTCAAGATATATTGCATGTTGAAACATTAACGCACAGTTATCCTTACGATTGGCGAACAAAACAACCAGTTCTTATCCGAGCTAGCAGTCAATGGTTCGTTGACATAAATCGTGTCAGAGAGAAAGTCATT GACAGTATCAATGATGTGAAAATATATCCAAGGTGTAATCGTACATCTGTTCTAAATGCTTTACTCGCTGGAGTAAAGAATCGCCCGTATTGGTGTATTTCACGGCAACGTTTCTGGGGAACACCAATACCTGTACTTTATAGCAAAACGACAGGCAAGCCGTATACGAATAA AGAATTGGTCGAACGATTATGCCATTCAGTTGATCGATATGGTCCTGATTGTTGGTGGGAATACTCGGCGAAGGAACTAATAGGGTCAGATGTAATCCAAGGGCTGAATATTGACGTAGATGATGTAGAAAAAGGAGAG gaTATTATGGATATTTGGTTTGATAGTGGTATTTCCTGGTCATTCGTTTTACCGGAAGGAAAAGCAGACCTTTATTTAGAAGGACACGACCAGTTCAATGGCTGGTTCCAGTCATCCTTAATAACGTCTGTAGCCTTACAAGAACGTCCACCCTATAG TGCATTGTTTGTACATGGATTCGCAGTGGATGAAAATGGCTTAAAAATGTCCAAGTCAGTTGGAAATGTGATAAATCCTGAAGAACTTTTACTGGGTGGGTCGAATTTGAAAAGAAGTCCAGTGTATGGTGTCGATATTTTAAG ATGGTGGGTGGCTAATCACGGATCTCAACACGTTCATGTCCCAGTTTCAAAAGAGTTACTCGACGAATGTAAACAGTGTATTAATAGAATACGTTTGATACTGCGTTTTCTCCTAGGTGTTTTGAATTCTGATTGTCGAAATGTAAATTACGAGCCACAATATCGAGTTATCGACAAATACATGTTGTATTCGTTGTATCGTTACAATGAACAG ATGCAACAACATTACGACAATTACGAATATCATCATGCTGGCAAAACTATAATGCATTTTATAGCGAATGATGTGTCCGCTCTTTACTGCTCTTTAATTAAAGATAGACTTTATTGTGACGAAGCGACGTCTTCGACACGCGTTGCAGCTGTACAAGTTGTGAAAGctattttaaatgtacttttgaGAACTATGGCACCGATTCTTCCTCATTTAGCAGAAGAAGCATGGTTGCATTATTCCGGAAATAATG AATCGGTGCTACCACTATTCTGTTCATCGTACAAAGTATCAGATTCTTGGAATGAACCGGAAATCACAAAGTACGTGGATGCAGCGCTTCGACTAAGGAACGATCTATTAAAAACTGTGAATACAACTACATGGAAATTGTTTGGTATCATAGAAGCAACAAAAGAagatttttactttctttcC CTTCTTCATGGTGAGAAACAATCGTCAGTGTCGGAATTATGTGAAATACtacaattatcttcggtgacgTTGATTGAAAATCAAACGCTCACAGAATCACAAATCCAAGTACAGGATATTCAGAAACCATTGTGTGAACGATGTAGAAGGTATCCTGAAACTCAGAAGGACGGTCTATGTTCGCGTTGTGTCAGTGTACTTGGTAAAGATAAATCCGTGGCTGCGAGTTTATAA
- the IleRS-m gene encoding isoleucyl-tRNA synthetase, mitochondrial isoform X2: MRFHCHENINMCRFLLLPKRTFITSRIERKASNELNDAVKSKASPKNRNRYSDTVLLPSTQFPVQLNGKKRVEKDEYLTSRGFSELYEWQRNSLSEPDFVLHDGPPYANGVPHMGHAINKILKDITLRSKVIQGNRVHYVPGWDCHGLPVELKVIKDNVNDPLEIRQKAREYAKEAVAEQKRAFQSWGVIADWNESGCYFTNQSSYIKNQLHQFINLYEKGVVFRNFMPVYWSPSSRTALAESELEYNKQHQSKAVIVRLRVDDLPEKLNSFKDRTVYALIWTTTPWSLVANQAVAFCTDAMYCLVEDSTGNLSIVGEKLLNDLEPKIGPLRTVACFEGKELEGRTYFHPFKEEKLPFLAAGYVTMDVGTGLVHTAPAHGPDDFLVALENNIRISSMVDADGRFTETAGPKFCGLEALTEGVDKVLNLMAQDILHVETLTHSYPYDWRTKQPVLIRASSQWFVDINRVREKVIDSINDVKIYPRCNRTSVLNALLAGVKNRPYWCISRQRFWGTPIPVLYSKTTGKPYTNKELVERLCHSVDRYGPDCWWEYSAKELIGSDVIQGLNIDVDDVEKGEDIMDIWFDSGISWSFVLPEGKADLYLEGHDQFNGWFQSSLITSVALQERPPYSALFVHGFAVDENGLKMSKSVGNVINPEELLLGGSNLKRSPVYGVDILRWWVANHGSQHVHVPVSKELLDECKQCINRIRLILRFLLGVLNSDCRNVNYEPQYRVIDKYMLYSLYRYNEQMQQHYDNYEYHHAGKTIMHFIANDVSALYCSLIKDRLYCDEATSSTRVAAVQVVKAILNVLLRTMAPILPHLAEEAWLHYSGNNESVLPLFCSSYKVSDSWNEPEITKYVDAALRLRNDLLKTVNTTTWKLFGIIEATKEDFYFLSLLHGEKQSSVSELCEILQLSSVTLIENQTLTESQIQVQDIQKPLCERCRRYPETQKDGLCSRCVSVLGKDKSVAASL, translated from the exons ATGCGTTTTCATTGCCATGAAAATATAAACATGTGTAGATTTTTATTACTGCCGAAACGAACATTTATCACGAGTCGAATAGAAAGAAAAGCAAGCAATGAGTTAAATGATGCTGTTAAATCAAAAGCTAGCCCTAAAAATCGAAACAGATATTCAGATACTGTTTTACTCCCAAGTACTCAGTTTCCAGTACAGTTAAATGGGAAGAAAAGAGTAGAGAAAGATGAATATCTGACTTCA CGTGGTTTCTCTGAATTATATGAATGGCAAAGAAACAGTCTTTCTGAACCAGATTTTGTTTTACATGATGGTCCTCCTTATGCAAATGGAGTTCCACACATGGGACATGCTATCAATAAG ATACTTAAAGACATAACACTAAGAAGTAAAGTTATACAAGGAAACAGAGTTCATTATGTACCAGGCTGGGATTGCCATGGCTTACCAGTTGAATTAAAAGTTATTAAAGATAATGTAAATGATCCTTTGGAGATTAGACAAAAAG CCCGCGAGTATGCGAAAGAAGCTGTTGCCGAGCAAAAGCGAGCGTTTCAATCATGGGGCGTAATAGCCGATTGGAATGAATCTGGTTGTTATTTTACAAATCAATCCTCCTACATAAAAAATCAGCTTCATCAGTTCATAAACTTGTACGAGAAAGGTGTCGTGTTTAGGAACTTTATGCCAGTCTACTGGTCTCCTTCTTCTAG AACAGCATTGGCAGAGTCCGAATTAGAGTACAATAAGCAACATCAAAGCAAAGCTGTGATTGTTCGCCTACGTGTCGATGATTTACCAGAaaaattgaattcgttcaaGGATCGTACTGTATATGCATTAATATGGACGACTACACCATGGTCTTTGGTAGCTAACCAAGCTGTAGCATTCTGCACTGATGCCATGTATTGTCTTGTTGAAGATAGTACAGGAAATTTAAGTATTGTTggagaaaagttattgaatgATTTAGAACCAAAGATAGGTCCTTTGAGGACAGTAGCATGTTTTGAGG GCAAAGAATTAGAAGGTAGAACGTATTTTCATCCGTTCAAAGAAGAGAAGTTACCATTTTTAGCTGCGGGTTATGTGACGATGGACGTTGGGACAGGTCTTGTTCATACTGCACCTGCACACGGTCCAGATGATTTTTTGGTCGCGCTTGAAAACAACATTCGCATC TCGTCAATGGTGGATGCAGATGGTCGTTTCACTGAAACAGCGGGTCCGAAGTTCTGTGGATTGGAAGCATTAACAGAAGGAGTTGATAAAGTCTTGAATCTTATGGCTCAAGATATATTGCATGTTGAAACATTAACGCACAGTTATCCTTACGATTGGCGAACAAAACAACCAGTTCTTATCCGAGCTAGCAGTCAATGGTTCGTTGACATAAATCGTGTCAGAGAGAAAGTCATT GACAGTATCAATGATGTGAAAATATATCCAAGGTGTAATCGTACATCTGTTCTAAATGCTTTACTCGCTGGAGTAAAGAATCGCCCGTATTGGTGTATTTCACGGCAACGTTTCTGGGGAACACCAATACCTGTACTTTATAGCAAAACGACAGGCAAGCCGTATACGAATAA AGAATTGGTCGAACGATTATGCCATTCAGTTGATCGATATGGTCCTGATTGTTGGTGGGAATACTCGGCGAAGGAACTAATAGGGTCAGATGTAATCCAAGGGCTGAATATTGACGTAGATGATGTAGAAAAAGGAGAG gaTATTATGGATATTTGGTTTGATAGTGGTATTTCCTGGTCATTCGTTTTACCGGAAGGAAAAGCAGACCTTTATTTAGAAGGACACGACCAGTTCAATGGCTGGTTCCAGTCATCCTTAATAACGTCTGTAGCCTTACAAGAACGTCCACCCTATAG TGCATTGTTTGTACATGGATTCGCAGTGGATGAAAATGGCTTAAAAATGTCCAAGTCAGTTGGAAATGTGATAAATCCTGAAGAACTTTTACTGGGTGGGTCGAATTTGAAAAGAAGTCCAGTGTATGGTGTCGATATTTTAAG ATGGTGGGTGGCTAATCACGGATCTCAACACGTTCATGTCCCAGTTTCAAAAGAGTTACTCGACGAATGTAAACAGTGTATTAATAGAATACGTTTGATACTGCGTTTTCTCCTAGGTGTTTTGAATTCTGATTGTCGAAATGTAAATTACGAGCCACAATATCGAGTTATCGACAAATACATGTTGTATTCGTTGTATCGTTACAATGAACAG ATGCAACAACATTACGACAATTACGAATATCATCATGCTGGCAAAACTATAATGCATTTTATAGCGAATGATGTGTCCGCTCTTTACTGCTCTTTAATTAAAGATAGACTTTATTGTGACGAAGCGACGTCTTCGACACGCGTTGCAGCTGTACAAGTTGTGAAAGctattttaaatgtacttttgaGAACTATGGCACCGATTCTTCCTCATTTAGCAGAAGAAGCATGGTTGCATTATTCCGGAAATAATG AATCGGTGCTACCACTATTCTGTTCATCGTACAAAGTATCAGATTCTTGGAATGAACCGGAAATCACAAAGTACGTGGATGCAGCGCTTCGACTAAGGAACGATCTATTAAAAACTGTGAATACAACTACATGGAAATTGTTTGGTATCATAGAAGCAACAAAAGAagatttttactttctttcC CTTCTTCATGGTGAGAAACAATCGTCAGTGTCGGAATTATGTGAAATACtacaattatcttcggtgacgTTGATTGAAAATCAAACGCTCACAGAATCACAAATCCAAGTACAGGATATTCAGAAACCATTGTGTGAACGATGTAGAAGGTATCCTGAAACTCAGAAGGACGGTCTATGTTCGCGTTGTGTCAGTGTACTTGGTAAAGATAAATCCGTGGCTGCGAGTTTATAA
- the Grip163 gene encoding gamma-tubulin complex component 6 isoform X1 → MNVKEDATSVYGLVTELSKHILQTYRSVCGNVQFTYEHDIKAIKHLRTKAFEILLNKSCYKDSTDTDPLIEVQKHAFVLKLELKHVHDATALENLLQEIEEFSYSEIQVISVLQLLVQLKNFKTNPEPIINIFYYGKTNPAVPEITYPTNSVPPFQVYPMECFVSSDKFEATLETQRFQITRTTPSNTINERPFLCGAMKCRNLLGIESIDVCTASGFMSNHAFDTESSYTLLSPDQQFTLNSELSSYMLQDDMMNENKNEIVQINPWKRGFLTNYLCFPFIQEITIDNESFTDTWKRIKHSDDDESDNSSDMWNFVWNQFELNGTASSDYHTWECLGKIEATKEPVFATDTSAAAIHLTKIKQTNSLPLLSEKIMNSLLFPEEVSGQDFVSDLKLMLLGVESSSFQYDHLTGFTLRKNISVYGMHSESLEKICQDAVKWGNCFTFLSDLVTSKFQNSKLQQEGLIFKAMCTSIKELLLYYQAVLLRIFTYQDESGSGLLNLLQKVRSVTTLITKVAKVCEPYKERQNTVREGNGILTRIYNEAIKITDGKVALVFYSLLKSCCEVYFRFLQKWIFEGICDDIYGEFMIKTRPQYLRNRGHRFWTKSFSVFSDSVPGFLNDLAESILQCGKTVRLLRTCDPKNPVCHVCITEQPEVNVCLSVSTLREQLTRCREYERKGKSALGPLLSLSTAISDQKAMEKSMTEIIVPTPTDPALRIHGEPGIILKTFDKPDFSVNVQELRLQKQKEYELSKKSQLQIERDQQGNIIKKNSQYDIERNAVTAAQKTNILNHYENLTNDLDKRCIRTRWRARRMTFYDKRIIALDSQDQLEIIDDGRSVLESDPVIVAPISYKDENKNYARTTYQEFTSNVTIKPYSEIDRENMPQSRSSFTSHVRETISNDNEDVTNKIRCTDRPSEIERPTFLNVLKIEDAMTQPEIDKNEFMTPNNNQLDIQRIKLTLESTNEATRKAVCYVADTNFNRENNPETPMSCTTTDNFASSVQSPVSQYSTLSSMEVSNILASNSLNTMTKSSVTMKSDSTFSDMFGLARMLETTGATSPSTTAPLTIADVEIIDHTSLQSYLEKSIRIPLDIQSRLVNNAIIKYFLKENNLLSHLHSLRSYFFLLNGEFAKSLTDSLYSRLYQISVPIELFNSATLTNLLERALIHSFSNVYVNSELLSLSATDTPAQLHISDPTALDCLSLNYKISWPLNIILDETVMQQYGRVFKFLITSGRVSWVLQEDFNVMKRERKATTSEQYHKLQLYRHSMTQFMNALHNYLTCSILHSSWAEFEMDLENSLTVDQIYLSHVNYIKRILSRCMLNSRGEKVRVCLNNIFKVILKFHNRLRSQNWVAKSSGYVHPNFKKLEQMYRAFCELRAYMAHVVFKLATSGYQPHLMHFLNALNINQMYDLTVKNYRGSAALSEL, encoded by the exons ATGAACGTCAAAGAAGATGCGACCAGTGTTTATGGTCTCGTTACTGAATTAAGCAAACATATATTGCAAACCTATCGATCTGTTTGTGGAAATGTTCAATTTACTTACGAACACGATATTAAAGCGATTAAACATCTTCGAACGAAAGCATTTgaaatattgttaaataaaagtT GTTACAAGGATAGCACAGACACAGATCCATtaatagaagtacagaaacaTGCCTTTGTATTGAAACTAGAATTGAAGCATGTACATGATGCTACCGCTTTAGAAAATCTTCTACAGGAGATAGAAGAATTTTCGTACTCTGAAATACAAGTTATTTCTGTTTTGCAATTATTagtgcaattaaaaaatttcaagactAATCCTGAGCCAATAATA AATATATTTTACTATGGCAAAACAAATCCAGCTGTACCAGAAATCACATATCCTACCAATAGCGTACCACCATTTCAAGTATATCCCATGGAATGTTTTGTATCATCAGATAAATTTGAAGCAACATTGGAAACGCAAAGATTCCAAATCACTCGCACTACACCGTCAAATACGATAAACGAACGACCTTTCTTATGTGGTGCAATGAAATGCAGAAACTTACTTGGAATAGAAAGCATAGA TGTATGTACCGCATCGGGTTTTATGTCCAATCATGCATTTGATACGGAATCGTCGTATACTTTGTTATCTCCGGATCAACAGTTTACACTAAATTCAGAATTAAGTTCGTACATGTTGCAAGACGATATG ATGAATGAAAACAAGAACGAGATTGTACAAATTAATCCATGGAAAAGAGGATTCTTAACGAATTATTTGTGTTTTCCTTTTATCCAAGAAATTACCATAGACAATGAAAGTTTTACGGATACGTGGAAACGTATTAAACACAGCGATGACGATGAATCGGACAACAGCTCGGATATGTGGAATTTTGTATGGAATCAATTTGAGCTTAACGGTACAGCTAGTTCGGATTACCATACATGGGAATGTTTGGGGAAGATTGAGGCTACTAAAGAACCAGTGTTTGCTACCGACACGTCGGCTGCAGCAATACACCTGACGAAAATCAAACAAACGAATAGTTTACCTTTACTTTCAGAAAAGATCATGAATTCTCTACTTTTTCCGGAAGAAGTTTCTGGCCAGGATTTCGTCAGCGATTTGAAGTTAATGTTACTCGGTGTAGAATCAAGTTCTTTTCAATATGACCACCTGACGGGATTTACCCTTAGGAAAAATATTAGCGTCTATGGCATGCATTCAGAATCGTTAGAAAAAATTTGCCAGGACGCAGTTAAATGGGGTAACTGCTTTACATTTCTATCCGATCTTGTCACATCGAAGTTCCAAAATAGCAAGTTGCAGCAAGAAGGATTGATATTTAAAGCCATGTGTACGAGCATCAAAGAATTACTGCTTTATTATCAAGCGGTACTCTTAAGGATCTTTACGTACCAAGATGAATCAGGAAGTGGATTACTGAATTTGTTGCAGAAAGTACGTTCTGTCACTACGTTGATCACTAAAGTTGCTAAGGTTTGCGAACCTTACAAGGAACGTCAGAACACTGTTCGAGAAGGAAATGGAATTCTTACTAGAATATATAACGAAGCGATTAAAATTACCGACGGCAAAGTTGCCTTGGTATTCTATTCTTTATTGAAGTCTTGCTGTGAAGTTTACTTTCG ATTTTTGCAGAAATGGATATTCGAAGGAATATGCGACGACATTTACGGAGAATTTATGATTAAAACACGACCACAGTATTTGCGTAACCGAGGTCATAGGTTTTGGACAAAAAGTTTCTCCGTTTTTAGCGATTCGGTACCAGGATTCTTAAACGATCTAGCGGAATCGATACTTCAGTGTGGAAAGACAGTAAGACTTTTAAGAACTTGCGATCCAAAG AATCCAGTCTGTCATGTTTGCATAACCGAACAACCAGAAGTAAACGTTTGCTTAAGCGTAAGCACGCTGCGCGAACAATTAACGAGATGCCGAGAATACGAAAGGAAAGGTAAATCTGCTCTTGGTCCTCTACTTTCTCTTTCTACGGCTATTTCCGATCAAAAGGCGATGGAGAAAAGTATGACTGAGATCATCGTTCCTACACCCACCGACCCAGCCTTGAGAATTCATG GGGAACcaggaattatattaaaaacatttgATAAACCTGATTTCTCAGTAAATGTACAAGAATTACGACTGCAGAAACAGAAAGAATACGAGCTGTCGAAAAAATCACAGTTACAGATTGAACGCGACCAACagggaaatataattaaaaaaaattcgcaGTACGATATTGAACG GAATGCAGTGACTGCTGCTcagaaaacaaatattttgaatCATTATGAGAATCTAACGAACGATCTCGATAAACGTTGCATACGTACTCGGTGGCGGGCCAGAAGAATGACGTTCTACGATAAAAGAATCATCGCGCTAGATTCGCAGGATCAGTTGGAAATAATTGACGACGGTCGTTCTGTATTAGAATCAGATCCCGTTATCGTGGCACCGATCTCCTATAAAGATGAGAATAAGAATTACGCGAGGACAACTTATCAAGAATTCACGTCGAACGTAACGATCAAACCGTACAGTGAAATTGATCGAGAAAACATGCCGCAAAGCCGATCCTCATTTACGAGCCACGTGCGTGAGACGATAAGCAACGATAACGAAGATGTAACAAATAAGATTCGTTGCACGGATCGACCGTCAGAAATTGAAAGACCTACTTTTTTAAATGTTCTGAAAATCGAAGATGCGATGACGCAACCGGAAATCGATAAGAACGAGTTCATGACGCCAAATAATAACCAGCTCGACATACAGCGGATCAAATTGACCCTCGAGTCGACGAACGAGGCAACGAGAAAAGCTGTCTGTTACGTTGCGGATACAAATTTCAATAGAGAAAATAATCCCGAAACACCGATGTCGTGTACCACCACGGATAATTTTGCTTCGTCGGTACAGAGTCCTGTTTCACAGTATTCCACTCTATCCTCTATGGAAGTGTCAAACATCCTTGCATCTAATTCCTTGAATACAATGACAAAATCCTCCGTAACCATGAAAAGTGATTCAACGTTTTCAGATATGTTTGGATTAGCTCGTATGCTGGAAACAACGGGTGCCACGTCCCCATCGACAACAGCTCCCTTGACCATTGCCGATGTTGAGATAATAGATCATACCTCTCTTCAAAGTTACTTGGAAAAGTCAATTCGTATTCCTCTTGACATACAGAGCCGCCTCGTTAACAATGCCATAATTAAATACTTTTTGAAGGAAAATAACTTGCTCTCCCATTTGCACAGTCTACGTAGCTACTTCTTCTTACTGAACGGAGAATTTGCGAAGAGTTTAACAGACTCCCTTTACTCCCGTTTGTACCAGATCTCCGTGCCTATCGAATTGTTTAATTCTGCCACGTTAACTAATCTTTTGGAACGGGCGCTCATTCATTCCTTTAGTAACGTTTACGTCAACTCGGAATTACTAAGTCTTTCAGCAACGGACACGCCAGCTCAGTTACAC ATATCCGACCCCACTGCATTGGATTGTCTTTCACTTAACTATAAAATCAGTTGGCCACTTAACATTATTCTTGACGAAACAGTGATGCAACAATACGGCagagtatttaaatttttaataaccaGCGGTCGTGTCTCGTGGGTGTTGCAAGAAGACTTTAATGTAATGAAAAGAGAACGGAAAGCGACGACATCGGAGCAATATCATAAA TTGCAATTGTATAGGCATTCTATGACACAGTTTATGAATGCTTTGCATAATTATTTAACGTGCAGTATCTTGCACTCGAGTTGGGCAGAGTTCGAGATGGATTTGGAGAACTCGTTAACCGTAGATCAAATTTATTTGTCACACGTGAACTACATAAAACGGATACTCTCACG ATGCATGCTCAATAGTCGCGGTGAGAAGGTACGcgtatgtttaaataatatattcaaaGTTATTTTGAAATTCCATAATAGATTAAGATCCCAAAATTGGGTTGCCAAATCTTCAGGATACGTACATCCTAATTTTAAAAAACTTGAACAAATGTACCGAGCGTTTTGCGAGTTGCGGGCATATATGGCGCATGTTGTATTTAAACTAGCCACAAGTGGATACCAACCACATTTAATGCATTTTCTAAATGCTCTTAACATCAATCAGATGTATGATCTGACTGTTAAGAATTATCGAGGTTCCGCAGCTCTTTCGgagctttaa